From the Hymenobacter yonginensis genome, one window contains:
- a CDS encoding DUF6799 domain-containing protein, translating into MKCFLPVLLGMLLALPEVGCAQTNDGFVRRDGTMYVLRNGQPRPMTHEVHLPNGRTVTPDGFVVAADGRRTELRNGSGCDLSGQLTAATTQANRVVLQPVAGTAGSSRNPVYVQRLPGWAKWAAGRGKGRHKKHKGKKHDD; encoded by the coding sequence ATGAAGTGTTTTCTGCCCGTTTTGCTCGGGATGCTGCTTGCGCTGCCCGAAGTGGGCTGCGCCCAGACCAACGATGGATTTGTGCGCCGCGACGGCACGATGTACGTGCTGCGCAACGGCCAGCCCCGGCCCATGACGCACGAAGTGCATCTACCCAACGGCCGCACCGTCACCCCCGACGGGTTTGTGGTAGCAGCAGATGGTCGCCGCACGGAGCTGCGCAATGGCAGTGGCTGCGACCTGAGCGGTCAGCTCACCGCTGCCACCACCCAGGCCAACCGGGTGGTGCTGCAGCCCGTGGCCGGCACCGCCGGGTCCAGTCGCAACCCGGTGTACGTGCAGCGCCTGCCGGGCTGGGCTAAGTGGGCAGCAGGGCGTGGCAAAGGCCGCCACAAGAAGCACAAAGGCAAAAAGCACGACGACTAG
- a CDS encoding WG repeat-containing protein: protein MLHTYLPIPFADATRQQQFDDLRAALLAEAGAPATLLLGNLAVGAGEEVLDAVLIRPHSIVLLLLLPGGGPLHIPDFGHSAWRLAGRPLTGSAGADNPFQQFSRQKEALAAWLRPQLPPEAANLNFIAGLALFEQPLVLGPEVEERMSSVPASSSFHLLPNPASCTRRLRQLATPEIDLTPAEITQLAHDLNQHTTDNQPHKNHSHTTNTEPAGHVAQANADPDADQTRYRRPAAAEPASSEATQLRRAAGWLWRWLGAEDVTDHDADQLPNDTYSTAAPQAQKEELERLRASMQAELGAQLQALEAREKEREHSIAQLRQQLTTAPPVTAEAQSLQVRLAIESQEKEQLEAAMRASRTDLEERNRALDGRIRQLEGLMQQLQQAPPASGGSQPQAARISNRLAGVRLSWPQAKQRLRQWQRYRKQATLAGAGLLGAGLVWWGVRAATAGPPVPFQEGSRWGYLTAHDDTLVPARYTSAGPFETEHRAVVEQDGVFGFLDEDGEEVVPPAYDALQPYAGGYARARIGKLYTFLDLQGQEFNAYYYAALPFSEGKAAVLDRRGWFYITGPEEQLKAPVIFQEAYPFREGLARVKRNGRYTFITPDYLDDPTEGTEPFGSYESAADFAEGRARVTQQGRTFYIDTDADEVK, encoded by the coding sequence ATGCTCCACACCTACCTTCCGATTCCTTTCGCCGACGCCACCCGGCAGCAGCAGTTCGATGATTTGCGGGCCGCCCTGCTGGCTGAAGCCGGCGCCCCCGCTACGCTGCTGCTCGGGAATCTGGCCGTGGGTGCCGGCGAGGAAGTGCTGGATGCCGTGCTTATCCGGCCGCACAGCATTGTGCTGCTGCTGCTGTTGCCGGGCGGCGGCCCGTTGCACATCCCCGACTTCGGCCACAGTGCCTGGCGGCTGGCGGGGCGCCCGCTCACCGGCTCGGCCGGCGCCGACAACCCTTTTCAGCAATTCAGCCGGCAGAAGGAAGCGCTGGCAGCCTGGCTCCGGCCCCAGCTCCCTCCGGAAGCCGCCAACCTCAACTTCATTGCCGGGCTCGCGCTGTTTGAGCAGCCCTTGGTGCTTGGCCCTGAGGTAGAGGAACGCATGAGCAGCGTGCCCGCCAGCAGCAGCTTCCATCTGCTGCCCAACCCGGCCAGCTGCACCCGGCGCCTGCGCCAGCTGGCCACCCCCGAAATCGACCTTACCCCGGCTGAAATCACGCAGCTGGCCCACGACCTTAATCAGCATACCACTGATAACCAACCCCATAAAAACCACAGTCATACTACTAACACTGAGCCAGCCGGACACGTAGCGCAGGCCAACGCTGATCCGGACGCTGATCAGACCCGGTACCGGCGGCCGGCCGCGGCCGAGCCGGCTTCATCCGAAGCGACGCAGCTCCGGCGGGCGGCGGGCTGGCTATGGCGCTGGCTGGGCGCCGAGGACGTGACGGACCACGACGCCGACCAGCTGCCCAACGACACCTACAGCACCGCCGCCCCGCAGGCCCAGAAAGAAGAACTGGAGCGGCTGCGGGCCAGCATGCAGGCCGAGCTGGGCGCTCAGCTGCAGGCCTTGGAAGCCCGCGAGAAAGAACGGGAGCACAGCATTGCCCAGCTGCGCCAGCAGCTCACCACAGCGCCCCCCGTAACCGCCGAAGCTCAGTCGCTGCAGGTGCGGCTGGCTATTGAAAGCCAGGAGAAGGAGCAGCTGGAAGCCGCCATGCGCGCCTCCCGCACCGACCTGGAAGAGCGCAACCGCGCCCTGGATGGCCGCATCCGGCAGCTGGAAGGCCTGATGCAGCAGCTTCAGCAGGCGCCTCCCGCTTCTGGAGGAAGCCAGCCGCAGGCAGCCCGCATTTCAAACCGGCTGGCCGGAGTGCGGCTGAGCTGGCCCCAGGCCAAACAACGACTGCGGCAGTGGCAACGCTACAGAAAGCAGGCAACACTGGCCGGGGCCGGGCTGCTGGGCGCGGGCCTGGTGTGGTGGGGCGTGCGCGCCGCTACCGCCGGGCCGCCGGTGCCCTTTCAGGAGGGCAGCCGCTGGGGCTACCTCACCGCCCACGACGATACGCTGGTGCCGGCCCGCTACACCTCGGCAGGCCCGTTTGAAACCGAGCACCGGGCCGTGGTGGAGCAGGACGGGGTATTTGGTTTTCTGGATGAAGACGGCGAGGAAGTAGTGCCGCCCGCCTACGATGCGCTGCAGCCGTACGCCGGCGGTTACGCCCGCGCCCGGATCGGCAAGCTGTACACGTTTCTGGACTTGCAGGGCCAGGAGTTCAACGCTTACTATTACGCTGCCCTGCCCTTCAGCGAGGGCAAGGCCGCCGTGCTCGACCGGCGCGGCTGGTTCTATATCACCGGGCCCGAAGAGCAGCTCAAAGCCCCGGTCATCTTTCAGGAGGCCTACCCGTTTCGGGAGGGGCTGGCCCGGGTGAAGCGCAACGGCCGCTACACCTTCATCACCCCGGATTATCTCGACGACCCCACCGAAGGCACCGAGCCATTCGGCAGCTACGAAAGCGCCGCCGACTTTGCCGAGGGCCGGGCCCGCGTAACCCAGCAAGGCCGCACGTTCTACATCGACACCGATGCCGACGAGGTGAAGTAG
- a CDS encoding CsbD family protein, with protein MDANNNGIDDSTELRARGNWNEIKGQAKQKWGSLTDDDLDYEEGKQDEWYGRLQQKTGETIDDIKNWFQRTF; from the coding sequence ATGGACGCTAATAACAACGGCATCGACGACAGCACCGAACTGCGCGCACGCGGCAACTGGAACGAAATCAAAGGCCAGGCAAAGCAGAAATGGGGTAGCCTGACCGACGACGATCTGGACTACGAAGAAGGCAAGCAGGACGAATGGTATGGCCGCCTCCAGCAGAAAACCGGCGAAACCATCGACGACATCAAAAACTGGTTCCAGCGCACGTTCTAG
- a CDS encoding NAD(P)-dependent oxidoreductase has translation MRPITIGLIREGKTPPDKRVPLTPKKCTEAEARFPGLQIVAQESPIRCFSDDEYRAAGITVRPDVADCDILMGVKEVPVAQLIHNKTYLFFSHTVKKQPANRELLRQVLAKNITLIDYELLTNENGERIVAFGRWAGIVGAYNGLLTYGRKHGLYELKPAYECLDMEDMQEEFFKVKKLPPIKMAITGSGRVAQGAVEVLNLMGIRRVSVYDYLYLDFNEPVYTQLRSSDYNRRRDGRVWDTPDFHRNPQEYESTFRNFLPVTNLLIACAYWHPSAPRLFEEADTCRAHFRIDTIADVTCDVDGSIPVTKRSSSIQEPAFDYNCQTGELEPAYSRPGNLTIMAVDNLPCELPRNASRDFGRQLLDNVLPHLVHEGTDNVIERATIARNGQLTERYQYLQDYVA, from the coding sequence ATGCGTCCCATCACCATTGGCCTGATTCGCGAAGGCAAAACCCCGCCCGACAAGCGCGTGCCGCTCACGCCCAAAAAATGCACTGAGGCCGAAGCCCGTTTCCCCGGCCTGCAGATTGTAGCCCAGGAAAGCCCCATCCGCTGCTTCTCCGACGACGAGTACCGTGCCGCCGGCATTACGGTGCGCCCCGACGTAGCGGACTGCGACATTCTGATGGGCGTGAAGGAGGTGCCCGTGGCGCAGCTCATCCACAACAAAACCTATCTGTTTTTCTCGCACACCGTGAAAAAGCAGCCCGCCAACCGCGAGCTGCTGCGGCAGGTGCTGGCCAAGAACATCACCCTGATTGACTACGAGCTGCTCACCAACGAAAACGGGGAGCGAATTGTGGCCTTCGGGCGCTGGGCCGGCATTGTGGGGGCCTACAACGGCCTGCTCACCTACGGCCGCAAGCACGGCCTCTACGAGCTGAAGCCGGCCTACGAGTGCCTCGATATGGAGGACATGCAGGAGGAATTCTTCAAGGTGAAAAAGCTGCCGCCCATCAAGATGGCCATAACGGGCTCAGGCCGCGTAGCCCAGGGTGCGGTAGAGGTGCTGAACCTGATGGGTATCCGGCGGGTGAGCGTGTACGACTACCTCTACCTCGATTTCAACGAGCCGGTGTACACCCAGCTCCGCAGCTCCGACTACAACCGCCGCCGCGACGGCCGTGTCTGGGATACGCCCGATTTTCACCGCAACCCGCAGGAATACGAAAGCACGTTCCGCAACTTTCTGCCCGTCACCAACCTGCTCATTGCCTGCGCCTACTGGCACCCGTCCGCCCCGCGCCTGTTCGAGGAAGCCGATACCTGCCGCGCCCATTTCCGCATCGATACCATTGCCGACGTGACCTGCGACGTGGACGGCTCCATTCCCGTTACCAAGCGCAGCAGCAGCATCCAGGAGCCCGCCTTCGACTACAATTGCCAGACCGGCGAGCTGGAGCCGGCCTACTCGCGGCCCGGCAACCTCACCATCATGGCCGTGGACAACCTGCCCTGTGAGCTGCCCCGCAACGCCTCCCGCGACTTCGGCCGCCAGCTCCTCGACAACGTGCTGCCCCACCTCGTCCACGAAGGCACCGACAACGTGATTGAGCGCGCCACCATTGCCCGCAACGGCCAGCTCACCGAGCGGTACCAGTACCTGCAGGATTACGTGGCGTAG
- a CDS encoding DUF1206 domain-containing protein: MSLSDNLTAAVPTSPSSGIRALARFGFAAKGTVYLLMGVLALLAATGQQGGQTADKKQAVLTLQSLPGGPVLLGLIAFGLLGYIVWRFTQAIVDTESKGGDAKGIGRRIGFAASGLLYASLAWYAAKLAMNGSASAGGNTQQTLTARVLGWPGGEWIILLVGVAIIGGGIYQIYKAYSGKFHKDVNSSDIPGGQQNTVYRLGQLGYTARGVVMAIIGYFFVQAGRQSRAAAVGSTDEAFDFLATMGPMVLGVVALGLMAYGLYMLVQAKYPVLRRI, from the coding sequence ATGAGCCTTTCCGACAACTTAACTGCCGCCGTTCCCACCTCTCCTTCCTCCGGCATCCGGGCGCTGGCCCGCTTCGGGTTTGCCGCCAAAGGAACCGTGTATCTGCTGATGGGCGTGCTGGCTTTGCTGGCGGCCACCGGCCAGCAAGGCGGCCAGACGGCCGATAAGAAACAGGCGGTACTTACGCTGCAGAGCCTACCCGGCGGCCCGGTACTGCTGGGCCTGATTGCCTTTGGGCTGCTGGGCTACATTGTGTGGCGCTTCACCCAAGCCATCGTTGATACCGAAAGCAAGGGCGGCGACGCCAAAGGCATTGGCCGGCGCATCGGGTTTGCGGCCAGCGGGCTGCTGTACGCCAGCCTGGCCTGGTACGCGGCCAAGTTGGCCATGAACGGCTCGGCCAGCGCCGGCGGCAACACCCAGCAAACCCTTACGGCCCGCGTGCTGGGCTGGCCCGGCGGCGAGTGGATTATCCTGCTGGTGGGCGTGGCCATCATCGGCGGCGGCATCTACCAGATCTACAAAGCCTATTCGGGCAAGTTCCACAAAGACGTAAACAGCTCCGACATTCCCGGCGGCCAGCAGAACACGGTGTACCGCTTGGGCCAGCTGGGCTACACGGCCCGGGGCGTGGTAATGGCCATCATCGGCTACTTCTTCGTGCAAGCGGGTCGCCAGTCGCGCGCCGCCGCCGTGGGCAGCACCGACGAAGCCTTTGACTTCCTGGCCACCATGGGCCCGATGGTACTTGGCGTTGTGGCCCTGGGGCTGATGGCCTACGGCCTCTACATGCTGGTACAAGCCAAATACCCCGTGCTGCGCCGGATTTGA
- a CDS encoding RlpA-like double-psi beta-barrel domain-containing protein produces MSLALFLLTLLFPPRTLTDSALALPSTVASISPRPVQLVVPVTPMRRPTAPPQSLSYRVTATTYWPEVGQTDDAPMETADGSIIPARHSSKTRWLAVSRDLLKTWGGPFNYGDKVRVSGISSALDGIYVIHDTMNRRHRHCVDVLVNERECKTGLEGRWPNIKLSKFVFEPAWQAS; encoded by the coding sequence ATGTCCCTTGCCTTATTCCTATTAACCCTCCTCTTTCCACCCCGCACCCTCACTGACTCGGCTCTTGCGCTGCCATCCACTGTTGCCAGCATCAGCCCCCGTCCGGTACAGCTCGTAGTACCGGTGACGCCCATGCGGCGGCCCACTGCTCCCCCCCAATCCCTGTCGTACCGCGTGACGGCAACCACTTACTGGCCCGAAGTGGGCCAGACCGACGATGCCCCGATGGAAACCGCCGATGGCTCCATCATTCCGGCGCGTCATTCCAGCAAAACCCGCTGGCTCGCCGTATCCCGCGACCTGCTCAAAACCTGGGGCGGCCCGTTCAACTACGGCGATAAAGTCCGCGTCAGCGGCATTTCCTCTGCCCTGGATGGCATCTACGTCATTCACGACACCATGAACCGCCGCCACCGCCATTGCGTGGACGTGCTGGTGAACGAGCGTGAGTGCAAAACCGGCCTCGAAGGCCGCTGGCCCAACATCAAACTCAGCAAGTTTGTGTTCGAGCCTGCCTGGCAGGCCAGCTAG